Proteins from one Acropora muricata isolate sample 2 chromosome 9, ASM3666990v1, whole genome shotgun sequence genomic window:
- the LOC136928198 gene encoding outer mitochondrial transmembrane helix translocase-like has product MPLNGARYAAVAIQTMFFGVLTYYGVKWLMDALDPTKKCRLAAQKQAEQLLKKIGLEGIKLSEYELSVAADIVDPLTLPISWKDIGGLSGVIEEIKETVILPIKQKELFKNSSLLGAPKGVLLYGPPGCGKTLLAKATAREAGCRFVNLQVSSLTDKWYGESQKLAAAVFSLAIKLQPCIIFIDEIDSFLRVRNTTDHEATAMMKAQFMTLWDGLMTDSSSQVIVMGATNRPQDVDRAILRRMPCAFRVGLPNSEQRREILNIILENERLGYDVDLDELAEMTEGFSGSGLKEVCRVAAMSCVRDYVRSRSNSESSSSPADESENVNLRPITMTDLKAGFEKALSSTNFHS; this is encoded by the exons ATGCCGCTAAATGGAGCAAGATATGCAGCCGTGGCGATACAGACCATGTTTTTCGGTGTTTTGACTTATTATGGTGTGAAATGGTTAATGGATGCTCTGGATCCGACAAAAAAGTGTCGCTTGGCTGCTCAGAAACAG GCTGAACAACTGTTGAAGAAAATAGGCTTGGAGGGAATCAAG cTAAGTGAATATGAATTGAGTGTTGCAGCTGACATTGTTGATCCCTTGACTCTGCCGATAAGTTGGAAAGACATTggaggactgagtggagtcatTGAAGAAATCAAG GAAACAGTCATTTTGCCAATAAAGCAAAAGGAGTTATTTAAAAACTCCTCTCTTCTCGGGGCACCGAaag GTGTTTTATTATATGGACCTCCAGGGTGTGGAAAAACATTGCTAGCCAAAGCCACAGCCAGAGAAGCTG GTTGCCGTTTTGTAAACCTTCAAGTTTCCTCTTTAACTGACAAGTGGTATGGTGAATCACAAAAGCTTGCAGCAgctgttttctctttg gCAATCAAACTTCAACCATGTATcatatttattgatgaaataG ATTCTTTTCTCAGAGTGCGAAACACAACAGACCATGAGGCCACAGCAATGATGAAAGCACAATTTATGACTCTGTGGGATG GTCTGATGACTGATTCTTCCAGTCAGGTTATTGTAATGGGGGCAACAAACAGGCCTCAAGATGTTGATAGGGCAATACTCAGAAGAATGCCTTGTGCATTTCGCGTCGGATTACCT AACTCAGAACAGCGCAGAGAAATCTTGAACATTATTCTGGAAAATGAAAGG CTTGGATATGATGTGGATTTGGATGAATTAGCAGAAATGACAGAAGGGTTTTCTGGAAGTGGCCTTAAAGAAGTCT GTCGTGTGGCAGCGATGTCGTGTGTGAGAGATTATGTGAGAAGCAGAAGCAACTCAGAATCCTC GAGCAGTCCAGCGGATGAAAGTGAAAATGTCAatcttcgaccaatcacaatgacGGATTTGAAGGCAGGTTTTGAGAAAGCGCTGTCAAGCACAAATTTCCACAGTTGA
- the LOC136930048 gene encoding phosphatidate cytidylyltransferase 2-like, with protein sequence MSTEASATRRRGKDSNGSSENLADALKKSQTTATKEEAIATEPAADEESMQLLSSLNPKWRNWWIRGMFTLVMFGGFAVIIYCGPLALILLIQCIQIKCYHEIISIGHKKYEKYNLPWFRSLSWYFLLCANFFFYGESITDYINGNPNPPVDDESEEVVKAYITYHRLISYLLYLIGFILFVFSLKKDHYKVQFSLFGWTHVTLLIVVTQSHFIMQTLFEGLIWFFLPVSMVICNDIFAYIFGFFFGRTPLIKLSPKKTWEGFIGGGVTTVIYGWLVSHFMCQYQYFVCPVEFSGSITDFQTVCEPSSLYRLTAFNIPAPVKYLLGFGGLSQDDVWLYPMQFHSIILSLFSSLIAPFGGFFASGFKRAFKVKDFGDTIPGHGGLVDRFDCQFLMATFVYVYHNTFIRAPQPHKVLQQVLSLLPEHQMNIYKELRSSLLRRGLL encoded by the exons ATGTCCACAGAAGCTAGTGCGACAAGACGACGTGGAAAAGACTCTAATGGGTCCAGTGAAAATCTCGCTGACGCACTGAAG AAATCACAAACCACTGCAACCAAGGAAGAAGCCATTGCAACTGAACCAGCTGCAGATGAAGAAAGCATGCAGTTGCTGTCAAGTTTAAACCCTAA ATGGAGAAATTGGTGGATCAGGGGAATGTTTACTCTGGTGATGTTTGGTGGTTTTGCAGTTATTATATACTGTGGTCCTCTGGCATTAATCCTATTG ATCCAGTGCATTCAAATCAAGTGCTATCATGAAATTATTTCCATTGGACACAAAAAATATGAGAAGTACAATCTGCCTTGGTTTAGATCCTTAAGTTG GTATTTTCTTCTGTgtgcaaatttctttttctatgGAGAGAGTATAACAGATTATATCAATGGCAACCCAAATCCACCAGTTGATGATGAGTCTGAG GAAGTCGTAAAAGCGTACATTACATACCACAGGTTGATTTCATATTTACTCTACCTTATTG gtttcattttatttgtatttagtTTAAAGAAGGATCACTACAAAGTACAGTTTTCACTG TTTGGCTGGACCCATGTGACATTGTTGATTGTAGTTACCCAGTCCCATTTTATCATGCAAACCTTGTTTGAGGGACTTATATG GTTCTTCCTTCCTGTTAGTATGGTGATTTGTAATGACATCTTTGCCTACATCTTTG GGTTTTTCTTTGGGCGGACCCCTCTTATCAAG CTATCCCCAAAGAAAACATGGGAAGGGTTCATTGGCGGCGGAGTAACCACTGTCATCTATGGTTGGCTG GTTTCTCATTTCATGTGCCAGTACCAATATTTTGTTTGTCCTGTTGAG TTCAGTGGTTCAATTACAGATTTTCAGACTGTCTGTGAGCCTTCATCTCTTTATAGGCTCACAGCCTTCAACATCCCAGCACCAGTCAAGTACCTTCTTGGTTTT GGTGGTTTGTCTCAAGATGATGTTTGGTTGTATCCCATGCAGTTTCATTCCATTATTCTCTCTCTGTTCAGCTCATTGATTGCACCGTTTGGGGGATTCTTTGCCAGTGGATTCAAGAGAGCCTTTAAAGTTAAG GACTTTGGTGACACCATTCCTGGCCATGGTGGTCTTGTGGACCGCTTTGATTGTCAGTTTCTCATGGCTACTTTTGTTTATGTGTATCACAACACTTTTATTCG GGCCCCACAACCCCACAAAGTCTTGCAGCAAGTGCTTTCCTTGTTGCCAGAGCACCAGATGAACATCTACAAGGAGCTGCGGTCAAGTTTACTGAGAAGGGGGCTATTGTAA
- the LOC136930049 gene encoding proliferating cell nuclear antigen-like, giving the protein MFEAKLTQGSLLKKILDAIKDLVPSANWECSSTGVSVQAMDSSHVSLVSISLSSEGFDPFRCDRNIILGMETASLSKILKCASNDDSITVRAEESTDTVSFIFESPNQERVCDYNMKLLDIDSEHLGIPEQEYDAVIQMPSSEFQRICRDLTQIGDSVKINCTKEGVKFSAHGDLGDGNILLKQSASVDKEEDQVSIELNEPVELTFALRYLNFFTKATPLSAKVTMSLKEDVPLVLDYRIGELGNLKYYLAPKIDEEEPMTNDE; this is encoded by the exons atGTTTGAAGCAAAGCTTACACAAggcagccttctcaaaaagatcCTTGATGCCATTAAAGACTTGGTTCCTAGTGCAAACTGGGAATGTTCAAGTACTGGTGTTTCTGTTCAAGCAATGGATAGTAGTCACGTTAGCTTGGTGTCCATCTCTCTAAGCAGTGAAGGGTTTGATCCATTTAGATGTGACAGGAACATCATCCTTGGCATGGAGACCGCTTCACTATCTAAAATTCTGAAATGTGCGAGCAACGATGACAGTATTACAGTCAGAGCTGAGGAATCCACTGACACAGTGTCTTTTATATTTGAAAGTCCAA ATCAGGAAAGAGTATGTGATTATAACATGAAACTATTGGATATTGATAGTGAGCATCTTGGAATCCCA GAACAAGAATATGATGCTGTCATACAGATGCCATCGTCCGAGTTTCAAAGGATATGTCGCGACTTGACTCAAATTGGAGACTCAGTCAAAATAAATTGTACAAAAGAAGGAGTGAAATTCTCAGCTCATGGTGACTTGGGAGATGGAAATATTCTTCTTAAACAAAGTGCAAGCGTTGATAAGGAAGAGGATCAG GTTTCTATTGAACTGAATGAACCAGTAGAACTCACTTTTGCACTTAGATATCTCAACTTTTTCACAAAG GCAACCCCACTTTCTGCCAAAGTGACAATGTCATTGAAGGAAGATGTTCCTCTTGTTCTTGATTATCGCATTGGAGAACTTGGCAACCTCAA atactACCTCGCACCAAAGATTGATGAAGAAGAACCAATGACGAACGATGAATAG